The genome window AGTTTCCGAGAGTAACTTTGACGAGAGCTAACAGATGAAAGCAATGTGCTAATTTGAAATTCGGCGAGACCGATCATATCGAGAGTGTTCTAAAGCGAGGAAAGATGCGTCCGACTTGACTGGTCGAATGCCTAAATAAGCGATACAGGCTTCCGCAATATTACGAAAGGCTGGCGCAGCAACGGAACCACCATAACCAACGCCCTTCGACTGAGGATCATCCACTACAACAGTGATGACCAAAGCAGGTGTATCGGCTGGAAAAAATCCGCTAAAAGATGCCACGTGATGTTGGCGTGAGTATTTACCATTAATGATCTTTTGAGTCGTGCCAGTTTTTCCGGCGACGGAATAATTCTCAATAGAAGCCCTGCGTGCAGTGCCCTCGTTACCGACCACATCGACCAGCATATCAGCAACGGTCTTTGCGACTTCAGTAGAGATAACACGGCGTTTTGCTTTTGGAGAAAAACTCACCACATCATTGCCCGAAAAATCAAAGACTCGCTTAGCAATCAACGGCTCCATCAACACACCCTTATTCGCGATCACGGACATCGAACTATGGACCTGCATCGGTGTCGCACTCACAGCATGCCCCATCGGTAAACGTGTGATCGTCAGCCCATCCCAATTCTTAACAGGATGCAGTATGCCGGAAACTTCGCCGCCCAAATCAAAGCCAGTCTTCTCGCCAAACCCGAATGCTGCCGCATAGTCATGCAACCGATTCTCTCCGAGCATCAGGCCCAAATGCGCCACCCCACGATTACTTGATTTCACTACGATGTCATGCATCGAAAGCGTTTCATAGATATGGTGATCACCGGGGAGTTTAAGTGAGCGACCCTTATAGCTAACACGTGACATGCCAGTCTGAAACATATCCTCGGGCTGGACAATCCCCTCATTCAAAGCGGCGGCAGCTGGCACAATCTTAAAGGTCGAGCCAGGCTCAATCAAATCAGTCAGCGCACGGTTGCGTTGAGATTCGATAGGATACTTCTTGGTGTCATAAAATTCGTTGGGATCGTAAGTCGGATAGTTCGCCATAGCTAACACCGCACCAGTCGATGGCTCACTGACGATGATA of Lentimonas sp. CC4 contains these proteins:
- a CDS encoding penicillin-binding protein 2, coding for MSKAFVSTARAGLVSAAVAFAFCVLIGRLFYLHVWEQKELMKHVEGNRKMVQVVEARRGNVVDNRGNLLATTRTTIDLGVDPQSVRDEDRLKLPELAKLIGKPLADVEQTIDTKTRKGSVHAQEVSLIKWASLAKGLDEDTYEAVRALGIKGVYGNRKYSRTYPSGQLAAHILGYVNYEETPVTGVERFFDYYLRGQDGWRETERDGRRRELAQFRFREVDPTDGLNVELSIDLMVQHIVEKEIARLAQEYDPKSVSIIVSEPSTGAVLAMANYPTYDPNEFYDTKKYPIESQRNRALTDLIEPGSTFKIVPAAAALNEGIVQPEDMFQTGMSRVSYKGRSLKLPGDHHIYETLSMHDIVVKSSNRGVAHLGLMLGENRLHDYAAAFGFGEKTGFDLGGEVSGILHPVKNWDGLTITRLPMGHAVSATPMQVHSSMSVIANKGVLMEPLIAKRVFDFSGNDVVSFSPKAKRRVISTEVAKTVADMLVDVVGNEGTARRASIENYSVAGKTGTTQKIINGKYSRQHHVASFSGFFPADTPALVITVVVDDPQSKGVGYGGSVAAPAFRNIAEACIAYLGIRPVKSDASFLALEHSRYDRSRRISN